Proteins found in one Coregonus clupeaformis isolate EN_2021a unplaced genomic scaffold, ASM2061545v1 scaf0027, whole genome shotgun sequence genomic segment:
- the LOC121570240 gene encoding LOW QUALITY PROTEIN: Ig-like V-type domain-containing protein FAM187A (The sequence of the model RefSeq protein was modified relative to this genomic sequence to represent the inferred CDS: inserted 1 base in 1 codon; substituted 1 base at 1 genomic stop codon), with amino-acid sequence MMIPIKHLSLLLLLLQTLSFSVLSAYEAPEDKEDIFASRACPAFLVFDNAAYLADMTIELPCHCKPEEAYSVVWYYQKQLGSPDTRALTDFQGTSVVDSSKVGRGGDLRSRFSIRLFRLLIFRAQKEDSGHYLCRTXQGDLFYGYDVDVQEAHRVAAAVADRAASRSNQDLPLYQVFTSFWPWSVCDCCGVQGEQTRVGLCNVKTNYLHVRYRRTSPTVASCGSSTVPQCFGLTQANHQGAELGVRSCQVPCPPRFIPQPEHQALLEFLGYNEPAAPGVPVYYHNHPVDTPLILSCPGAKPQHAVAXDQGSRPRDRSQYMEGMNETSHLFIDTGHHLHFSPATQEDRGSYYC; translated from the exons ATGATGATCCCTATAAAACACCTGTCCCTACTGCTACTCCTCCTCCAGACCCTCTCTTTCTCCGTCCTGTCTGCCTATGAGGCCCCTGAAGACAAGGAGGACATTTTTGCCAGTAGGGCTTGTCCTGCCTTCCTTGTGTTTGACAACGCTGCCTATTTGGCTGACATGACCATAGAGCTGCCCTGTCACTGTAAGCCTGAGGAGGCCTACTCTGTGGTGTGGTACTACCAAAAACAGCTGGGCAGCCCAGACACCAGGGCCCTCACTGACTTCCAGGGCACCTCTGTGGTAGACTCATCCAAAGTGGGCCGGGGAGGGGACCTCCGGAGCAGGTTCTCCATCCGCCTCTTCAGGCTGCTTATCTTCAGAGCCCAGAAGGAAGACTCAGGCCACTACCTCTGTAGGA ACCAAGGGGACTTATTCTATGGTTATGACGTGGACGTCCAAGAGGCTCACAGGGT AGCAGCAGCAGTGGCGGATAGGGCGGCTTCAAGATCCAACCAGGATCTTCCACTCTACCAGGTGTTCACCAGCTTCTGGCCGTGGTCCGTGTGCGACTGCTGTGGCGTCCAGGGTGAGCAGACCCGCGTAGGGCTCTGCAATGTGAAGACCAACTACCTCCACGTGCGCTACAGGCGGACATCTCCGACGGTGGCCTCTTGCGGCTCGTCCACTGTGCCCCAGTGCTTTGGCCTCACCCAAGCCAACCATCAGGGGGCAGAGCTGGGGGTGCGGAGCTGCCAGGTCCCCTGCCCCCCCAGGTTCATCCCCCAGCCAGAACACCAGGCCCTGCTGGAGTTCCTGGGCTACAACGAGCCAGCAGCTCCAGGAGTCCCTGTCTACTACCACAACCACCCAGTGGACACCCCACTCATCCTCTCCTGCCCTGGGGCCAAACCTCAGCACGCGGTAGCCTGAGACCAAGGCTCTAGGCCTCGGGACCGCTCCCAGTACATGGAGGGCATGAATGAGACCTCCCATCTCTTCATAGACACAGGCCACCACCTGCACTTCAGCCCAGCAACACAGGAGGACAGAGGGTCCTACTACTGCTGA
- the LOC121570241 gene encoding LOW QUALITY PROTEIN: coiled-coil domain-containing protein 103 (The sequence of the model RefSeq protein was modified relative to this genomic sequence to represent the inferred CDS: substituted 1 base at 1 genomic stop codon), which produces MTAEVINFSALEQELQSAVEADKKYQRENDAKFRALHQKVGTYEEFRDIVLASHLKPLDRKDKAGAPRKQPWNALASTDKGQNQTSCDEIGLKPQLSEFQPKTASEFSRDWHRFGSENPEDKYSLLLSLGGEGLQDIFRAEVVFGLLGEFLVFLSSGLQPGDEATVIGVLEGLSKTPRFGLNMSFLSRAEREACXELFQNLRKASEAGNSSVRGPEGDVIVHGSYVEEIKEAHDDEAETLCPGPGQTSETAGGSSDTETLNGIMQLYGVQTVSPPQ; this is translated from the exons ATGACTGCTGAGGTAATAAACTTCTCAGCGCTGGAGCAGGAGTTGCAGTCTGCTGTTGAAGCAGACAAGAAATATCAAAGAGAAAATGATGCAAAGTTTCGTGCTCTACACCAGAAGGTTGGAACTTATGAGGAGTTTAG GGACATAGTCCTGGCATCCCACCTGAAACCACTGGACAGGAAGGATAAAGCTGGAGCTCCTCGCAAACAGCCCTGGAATGCCCTCGCCTCCACTGACAAAGGACAGAACCAGACTAGCTGTGATGAAATAGGCCTAAAG CCTCAGTTGTCAGAGTTCCAGCCCAAGACAGCGTCAGAGTTCAGCCGGGACTGGCACAGGTTCGGCAGTGAAAACCCAGAGGATAAATacagcctcctcctctccctaggtGGAGAGGGCCTTCAGGACATCTTCAGGGCTGAGGTGGTGTTCGGCCTACTGGGGGAGTTCCTTGTGTTCCTATCCAGTGGTCTCCAGCCAGGGGATGAGGCTACGGTGATAGGGGTCCTGGAGGGGCTGTCCAAGACCCCCAGGTTTGGCCTCAATATGTCCTTCCTGAGCCGGGCTGAGAGGGAGGCATGTTGAGAGCTGTTTCAGAACCTGAGGAAAGCATCAGAAGCAGGGAATAGCAGTGTCAGAGGACCTGAAGGTGATGTCATTGTCCATGGAAGTTATGTGGAAGAGATTAAAGAGGCACATGATGATGAAGCAGAGACTCTGTGTCCAGGACCAGGACAGACCAGTGAGACTGCCGGAGGAAGCAGTGATACTGAAACGTTAAATGGTATAATGCAGTTGTATGGGGTTCAAACTGTCTCTCCTCCTCAGTAA
- the si:dkey-75a21.2 gene encoding uncharacterized protein si:dkey-75a21.2, producing MCMPLWTVCPSFVHYRLYHKLFKEACVASYVEKRNDDSNKHLDNCNEEECSPECYVFDCSNVSEDTVEIECAPASDVNGSGTSGKPAEGATLEEEWMEIFEDLKKKMREDPVSFRPAVASFVSNFKKMQTD from the exons ATGTGCATGCCTCTGTGGACC GTGTGTCCCTCATTTGTCCATTACAGATTGTACCACAAACTTTTCAAAGAAGCATGTGTTGCATCGTATGTAGAGAAGAGGAATGATGATTCTAACAAGCATCTGGATAACTGCAATGAAGAAGAATGTTCACCAGAATGCTATGTTTTCG ACTGTAGTAACGTGTCTGAGGACACCGTTGAAATCGAGTGTGCTCCAGCTTCTGATGTAAACGGCTCAG GTACATCTGGAAAACCAGCTGAGGGGGCGACGTTAGAGGAAGAGTGGATGGAGATCTTTGAAGACCTCAAAAAGAAGATGAGGGAGGATCCTGTGAGTTTCAGGCCTGCAGTAGCATCCTTCGTTTCCAACTTCAAGAAGATGCAAACAGACTGA